The proteins below come from a single Gimesia alba genomic window:
- the thiC gene encoding phosphomethylpyrimidine synthase ThiC yields MTNSSSAYDMMYSLPPIGGNPSTRPQQTNPGSFANPPQIAPGVKGALTFSSPDTPGMPAVSDKTAWDFMPEGWELKAGFEENYETADAWTPPADFLPVTQLEFARCGTVTPEMERVAEREPHLTAEQIRDEVAAGRMIIPANKVHLGYQLDPMAIGRASKTKVNANMGASPVSSGTDEEIEKLKWAQKWGADTVMDLSTGGDIDGCRQAIIQNSTVPIGTVPIYSMIIARRLEDLDHASILQMLKHQAKQGVDYFTIHAGVLQEHLSLVAQRLIGIVSRGGSLLAKWMLHNKQQNPMYELWDDICEIMREYDVSFSIGDGLRPGGLADGSDRAQLAELCVLGELTERAWKKGVQVMIEGPGHISFDQIEFNMKVQRTLCHGAPFYVLGPLVTDIFPGYDHITSCIGATAAGYHGASMLCYVTPKEHLGLPKKDDVKQGCIAYKIAAHAADVALGIPGTRNRDDELTEARAALNWEKHFELSFDPDTARALHDEDLDVDTDFCAMCGHDWCSVRISKEIQEFMSGKSEDYAWDKAKKTLPLTEEQQEILEKRGVLSPDQIHKLASKVKQEMAGDQDKASCHSDYVAPEEAQQMQTSKELPVLNQRP; encoded by the coding sequence ATGACGAACTCCTCATCTGCGTATGACATGATGTACTCACTACCACCCATTGGTGGAAATCCCTCAACACGTCCCCAGCAGACGAATCCGGGGAGTTTTGCCAATCCGCCGCAGATTGCTCCAGGAGTTAAAGGTGCTTTAACGTTTTCTTCCCCTGATACTCCGGGAATGCCAGCTGTTTCCGATAAAACAGCCTGGGACTTCATGCCGGAAGGCTGGGAGCTCAAAGCGGGCTTCGAAGAAAATTATGAAACCGCAGACGCCTGGACGCCGCCAGCCGATTTTCTGCCGGTGACCCAACTGGAATTTGCCCGTTGCGGCACAGTCACACCGGAAATGGAACGGGTCGCCGAACGGGAGCCGCATCTGACAGCCGAACAGATTCGCGATGAAGTCGCCGCCGGTCGCATGATTATTCCGGCGAACAAAGTGCACCTCGGCTACCAGCTCGATCCGATGGCTATTGGCCGGGCCTCAAAAACCAAAGTCAACGCGAACATGGGGGCCTCTCCGGTTTCCTCAGGCACGGACGAAGAAATCGAAAAATTAAAATGGGCCCAGAAGTGGGGTGCTGACACCGTGATGGATCTTTCCACAGGGGGAGACATTGATGGCTGTCGGCAGGCGATCATTCAAAACAGTACGGTTCCCATCGGAACGGTTCCCATTTACTCGATGATCATTGCCCGTCGTCTGGAAGATCTGGATCATGCCAGCATTCTGCAGATGCTGAAACATCAGGCGAAGCAGGGAGTCGACTACTTCACGATTCACGCCGGCGTATTGCAGGAGCATTTGTCATTGGTCGCACAAAGACTGATCGGCATTGTGAGTCGCGGCGGTTCGCTGCTGGCAAAATGGATGCTGCACAACAAACAACAAAACCCGATGTACGAACTGTGGGACGACATCTGTGAGATTATGCGGGAATACGACGTCAGTTTTTCGATCGGCGATGGATTACGTCCCGGCGGACTGGCCGACGGTTCCGACCGTGCCCAACTGGCAGAGTTATGTGTACTGGGTGAATTGACCGAACGTGCCTGGAAAAAAGGGGTACAGGTCATGATCGAAGGACCGGGGCACATTTCCTTCGACCAGATTGAATTCAACATGAAGGTGCAGCGCACGCTGTGTCATGGTGCTCCGTTCTATGTACTCGGGCCACTGGTCACAGATATCTTCCCCGGTTACGACCATATCACCAGCTGCATCGGTGCGACAGCAGCCGGCTACCACGGTGCAAGCATGCTGTGTTATGTAACGCCGAAAGAGCATTTGGGCTTACCCAAAAAAGACGATGTGAAGCAGGGCTGTATTGCCTATAAAATCGCCGCACATGCCGCCGACGTGGCACTTGGTATTCCGGGAACCCGGAATCGCGACGATGAATTAACCGAAGCCCGTGCTGCACTCAACTGGGAAAAGCATTTCGAATTGAGCTTCGACCCTGATACGGCTCGTGCGTTACACGACGAAGACCTGGACGTCGACACGGACTTCTGTGCGATGTGTGGCCATGATTGGTGCAGCGTGCGAATTTCGAAAGAGATTCAGGAATTCATGTCGGGCAAGTCGGAAGACTATGCCTGGGACAAGGCCAAGAAAACACTGCCGTTGACCGAAGAACAGCAGGAAATTCTGGAGAAGCGAGGGGTACTCAGCCCGGATCAGATCCATAAGCTGGCATCGAAAGTCAAACAGGAAATGGCCGGCGATCAGGACAAAGCATCGTGCCACAGCGATTATGTGGCTCCCGAAGAAGCGCAACAGATGCAGACGTCTAAAGAGTTGCCGGTATTGAATCAACGCCCGTAG
- a CDS encoding zinc-ribbon domain-containing protein, protein MKSSKTQFVLFCAIVSSFFLSQALVAEESYERFTVRTWTYRDGTEATGKLISVSGPTATLKLEGQGTVRVPLEKLSVKDLNWLYEYYKRKKQLSFLPPKYRKPQVVLPESKQQPETVPETKQPEKSLPVKPEAEASYKPYTVREWTLKDGKQYKAKFLSLSLNKALLQKEPAGVLQIPLDQLSQKDLDWVIEYHRRNKMQAFLPKEYQGEKAGNLSSGGPPVKLPSATIKMKNPIKPGENPLKMAQEKAKAQLEKHREEMREKAKALAKDDDPDVIKANTEIDPALVSALRDFRVWTDKKGQKSEARFSSINGREVMFVTRNTGFARVHIGTLIEEDLQLLRDALKMHGRMDEIPLVYREDLDPDLSPTKLKQIIRVNNHRKWTDLSGNSVGASYVKMEDGNVTLIITKTGATQEFPYLNFSAEDQEYVQERLRKEIPGNFFPAEAAGVDLSITPQERENEFRIWTDRSKRQLKGKFVRLAYGKSVAVINTGEKEELFITEFFSDQDLSLIKPREKKKSEQLAMNGGGNPGIPGGMNRGFPGRIPGRIPGAMTGNSPFSNQNPNRMNENLHLKQRTFSCPLCKKTHKSDSHFFTQCPHCGLKDTDTIYTCENCSRSFKTDSFQGLTAPCPHCNKKTENNQVASNNFSRPRIPITRKNTYTCESCNREFTAEGHGNTAPCPYCNSGFSANANFWTAIIKLVVVVVILAGGGGYYRYSR, encoded by the coding sequence ATGAAGTCATCAAAAACACAATTTGTTCTTTTCTGTGCGATTGTGAGTTCATTTTTTCTTTCTCAAGCACTCGTTGCAGAAGAGAGTTACGAACGTTTCACAGTCCGCACCTGGACCTACCGAGATGGCACCGAAGCGACGGGAAAATTAATTAGCGTTTCGGGTCCGACTGCCACGCTCAAACTGGAGGGACAGGGGACGGTACGCGTACCGCTTGAAAAACTGAGTGTGAAAGATTTGAACTGGCTCTATGAGTATTACAAACGAAAAAAACAACTGAGCTTCCTGCCACCTAAATATCGTAAACCACAGGTTGTACTACCAGAATCAAAGCAGCAACCGGAAACGGTGCCCGAAACAAAGCAGCCCGAAAAGAGTCTGCCCGTTAAGCCGGAGGCGGAAGCGTCTTATAAACCGTATACGGTGCGTGAATGGACGTTGAAGGATGGAAAACAATATAAGGCCAAATTTCTTTCGCTTTCCCTGAATAAAGCACTCCTTCAGAAAGAACCAGCGGGAGTGTTGCAGATTCCCCTCGATCAACTCAGCCAGAAAGACTTGGATTGGGTCATTGAATATCACCGCAGGAATAAGATGCAGGCGTTCTTGCCCAAAGAGTATCAGGGTGAGAAGGCAGGCAACCTCTCGAGTGGGGGGCCACCGGTTAAATTACCGTCTGCAACAATCAAGATGAAAAATCCGATCAAGCCCGGTGAGAATCCACTGAAAATGGCGCAGGAAAAAGCCAAAGCGCAGCTGGAAAAACATCGGGAAGAAATGCGCGAGAAAGCCAAAGCACTCGCGAAGGATGACGATCCCGACGTGATCAAAGCCAATACTGAGATCGACCCGGCCTTGGTTTCCGCCTTGCGTGACTTTCGGGTCTGGACAGATAAAAAAGGCCAGAAGTCTGAAGCACGTTTCAGCAGCATCAACGGCCGCGAAGTCATGTTTGTGACGCGAAACACAGGCTTTGCACGCGTGCATATCGGGACCCTGATTGAGGAAGACCTGCAACTTCTGAGAGACGCGTTGAAAATGCACGGTCGCATGGACGAAATTCCGCTCGTTTATCGCGAAGACCTCGATCCCGATCTCTCACCGACAAAACTGAAACAAATCATCCGCGTGAATAATCATCGCAAGTGGACCGATCTGTCAGGGAATTCCGTGGGCGCTTCCTATGTGAAAATGGAAGACGGCAACGTAACGCTGATTATCACCAAAACCGGCGCGACGCAGGAGTTTCCTTATTTGAATTTTTCTGCAGAAGACCAGGAGTACGTTCAGGAACGTTTGAGGAAAGAAATTCCCGGCAATTTTTTTCCTGCAGAAGCAGCGGGAGTTGATCTCTCTATCACACCCCAAGAGCGAGAAAACGAATTCCGTATCTGGACCGATCGCAGCAAGCGTCAGCTGAAAGGTAAGTTTGTCCGGTTGGCGTACGGCAAGTCAGTCGCTGTGATCAATACGGGGGAAAAAGAAGAACTGTTCATCACGGAATTCTTCAGTGATCAGGATCTGAGCCTGATCAAACCACGAGAAAAGAAAAAGTCAGAACAGTTGGCTATGAATGGCGGAGGCAACCCCGGAATTCCAGGAGGCATGAACCGAGGTTTTCCCGGGAGAATTCCCGGACGAATTCCTGGTGCAATGACGGGGAATAGTCCCTTCTCCAATCAGAATCCCAATCGCATGAATGAAAACTTACACCTCAAGCAGCGAACATTTTCCTGTCCGCTGTGTAAAAAGACTCATAAATCCGACTCTCATTTTTTTACGCAGTGTCCGCATTGCGGCCTGAAGGATACCGATACGATTTACACGTGCGAGAATTGTTCTCGATCCTTCAAGACCGATTCTTTTCAGGGGCTAACTGCACCTTGCCCGCACTGTAATAAAAAAACAGAGAACAATCAGGTTGCATCAAATAATTTCTCACGACCCCGTATTCCTATTACCCGCAAGAACACATATACTTGCGAGAGTTGCAATCGGGAATTTACGGCGGAAGGCCATGGTAATACCGCGCCCTGTCCCTACTGTAATTCAGGGTTCTCGGCAAATGCCAATTTTTGGACAGCAATCATTAAGCTGGTTGTTGTAGTTGTAATTCTGGCTGGGGGCGGTGGTTACTATAGATACAGCAGATAG
- a CDS encoding adenosine kinase: MQYDVYGVGNALVDIQARVSDATLEKLGFAKGIMTLVDEETQQKVLGELDGAPISQCAGGSAANTVLGVADFGGNAAYAGKVASDMLGEFDLADMRKLGVTIDVEPAPEGHTGTCVVLITEDAQRTMLTNLGVSASLSIDDLNEEHIKQSEYVYVEGYLFTGETQKRAAYRAIELAKKHGVKVAFTVSDPFLINMFRDEFQQLIEGPIDLLFCNLEEARSLTGKHDAVDCAHIIHKHVPNLALTLGPDGSILMHEGRVIPIEGVETDAIDTTGAGDMYAAGILYGITNGLNWHQAGHLASHAAARIVSQLGARLQKPFTEEDIKELLS; the protein is encoded by the coding sequence ATGCAATACGATGTATATGGCGTTGGAAACGCTTTGGTCGATATTCAGGCACGGGTCTCAGACGCCACGCTGGAAAAACTGGGATTTGCCAAGGGTATCATGACCCTGGTTGATGAAGAAACACAACAAAAAGTACTCGGCGAACTAGATGGTGCACCGATTTCACAATGTGCCGGCGGTTCTGCTGCTAATACCGTCCTGGGTGTTGCTGATTTCGGTGGAAACGCAGCCTACGCCGGCAAAGTGGCCAGTGACATGCTCGGCGAATTTGACCTGGCAGATATGCGAAAACTGGGCGTGACCATCGATGTTGAGCCTGCCCCGGAGGGACATACCGGGACCTGTGTTGTCCTGATTACCGAAGACGCCCAGCGTACCATGCTCACAAACCTGGGGGTCTCTGCCTCACTGAGTATAGACGATTTAAACGAGGAACATATCAAACAATCCGAGTATGTCTATGTCGAGGGTTACCTGTTTACGGGGGAAACCCAGAAACGGGCTGCCTACCGTGCGATTGAACTCGCCAAAAAACATGGCGTCAAAGTTGCCTTCACCGTTTCCGATCCGTTTCTGATCAACATGTTCCGAGACGAATTTCAACAATTAATTGAAGGCCCCATCGACCTGCTCTTCTGTAATCTGGAAGAAGCCCGCAGTTTGACCGGGAAACATGACGCCGTCGATTGTGCCCACATCATCCACAAACATGTTCCCAATCTGGCACTGACACTTGGCCCCGATGGTTCTATTCTGATGCACGAAGGCCGCGTCATTCCCATTGAAGGGGTTGAGACAGACGCCATTGATACCACAGGCGCCGGTGACATGTACGCCGCGGGCATCCTGTATGGAATTACCAACGGCTTGAACTGGCATCAAGCGGGACACCTTGCCTCTCACGCCGCGGCCCGCATTGTTTCACAATTAGGCGCTCGATTGCAAAAGCCTTTCACAGAGGAAGATATCAAGGAACTGCTCAGTTAA